A section of the Streptomyces sp. Je 1-369 genome encodes:
- a CDS encoding L-fuconate dehydratase, whose translation MSPTPARITAVDTHDIRFPTSRELDGSDAMNPDPDYSAAYVVLRTDADDGLEGHGFTFTIGRGNDVQVAAIHALRHHVIGRPVDELCADPGTVNRDLVGDSQLRWLGPEKGVMHMAIGAVVNAVWDLAAKRARKPLWRLLADATPEWLVSQVDFRYIADALTPQDALDLLRSARTGAADRTIALLERGFPGYTTSPGWLGYSDEKLTRLARQAVADGFTQIKLKVGADLDDDIRRCRTARAAIGPDIRIAVDANQRWNVDEAVQWTRALAEFDPYWVEEPTSPDDVLGHAAIRAAVAPVKVATGEHVQNRIVFKQLLQAGAIDILQIDAARVGGVNENLAILLLAAKFGVPVCPHAGGVGLCELVQHLSMFDYVALAGTTENRVIEYVDHLHEHFTDPVVLRAGHYTAPTAPGFSATMRAESIAEYTYPGGTFWAADLVQEQHAQDAPAHDRTARDKGAAA comes from the coding sequence GTGTCCCCGACCCCCGCCCGCATCACCGCGGTAGACACCCACGACATACGGTTCCCCACCTCGCGGGAGCTGGACGGGTCCGACGCGATGAACCCGGACCCCGACTACTCCGCCGCCTACGTGGTGCTGCGCACCGACGCCGACGACGGTCTGGAAGGGCACGGATTCACCTTCACCATCGGCCGCGGCAACGACGTCCAGGTCGCCGCGATCCACGCCTTGCGCCACCACGTGATCGGCCGCCCGGTCGACGAGCTCTGCGCCGACCCCGGCACCGTCAACCGCGACCTCGTCGGCGACAGCCAGTTGCGCTGGCTCGGTCCCGAGAAGGGCGTGATGCACATGGCCATCGGCGCCGTCGTCAACGCGGTCTGGGACCTCGCCGCCAAGCGCGCCCGCAAACCCCTGTGGCGGCTGCTCGCCGACGCCACGCCCGAATGGCTCGTCTCCCAGGTCGACTTCCGGTACATCGCCGACGCCCTCACCCCGCAGGACGCCCTCGACCTGCTGCGGTCCGCCCGCACGGGCGCCGCGGACCGGACCATCGCCCTCCTGGAGCGGGGCTTCCCCGGCTACACCACCTCGCCCGGCTGGCTCGGCTACAGCGACGAGAAACTCACCCGCCTCGCCCGGCAGGCCGTCGCCGACGGCTTCACGCAGATCAAACTGAAGGTCGGTGCCGACCTCGACGACGACATCCGCCGCTGCCGCACCGCCCGCGCCGCCATCGGCCCCGACATCCGCATCGCCGTCGACGCCAACCAGCGCTGGAACGTCGACGAAGCCGTCCAATGGACGCGTGCGCTCGCCGAGTTCGACCCCTACTGGGTCGAGGAGCCCACCAGCCCCGACGACGTACTCGGCCACGCCGCGATCCGCGCCGCCGTCGCCCCGGTCAAGGTCGCCACCGGCGAACACGTACAGAACCGCATCGTCTTCAAACAGCTCCTCCAGGCCGGCGCCATCGACATCCTCCAGATAGACGCGGCCCGCGTCGGCGGAGTCAACGAGAACCTCGCGATCCTGCTGCTCGCCGCCAAGTTCGGCGTCCCCGTCTGCCCGCACGCGGGCGGCGTCGGACTCTGCGAACTCGTCCAGCACCTGTCGATGTTCGACTACGTGGCGCTCGCAGGGACCACGGAGAACCGCGTCATCGAGTACGTCGACCACCTGCACGAGCACTTCACCGACCCCGTCGTGCTGCGCGCGGGCCACTACACGGCCCCGACCGCGCCCGGCTTCTCCGCGACGATGCGCGCCGAGTCCATCGCCGAATACACCTACCCGGGCGGCACGTTCTGGGCCGCGGACCTCGTACAGGAGCAGCACGCGCAGGACGCCCCCGCACACGACCGCACCGCACGGGACAAGGGAGCAGCCGCATGA
- a CDS encoding ABC transporter permease, with amino-acid sequence MADLKAPSASTAAPVRPVRDKAAAKAVLLRRARELALVPALLLLVLLGALVNDSFLTERNLISILGASAALAMVVLAESLVLITGKFDLSLESVVGIAPALGALLVLPAAQAGFGTDLPVAVGILAIVLVGAVIGAFNGVLVVKLKLNAFIVTLAMLIVLRGLLVGSTEGKTLFGMPDAFYTLATTTFLSIPLSVWLAGAAFGLAGFVLKYHRVGRALYAIGGNPDAARAAGIRVDRVMLGVFVVAGALAAVGGLMQTGYVGAINANQGQNMIFTVFAAAVIGGISLDGGRGTMFGALTGVLLLGVVQNLLTLAQVPSFWIQAIYGGIILVALMIARVTTGRAQD; translated from the coding sequence ATGGCTGACCTGAAGGCCCCGTCGGCCTCGACCGCGGCTCCCGTACGCCCGGTACGCGATAAGGCGGCGGCGAAGGCCGTCCTGCTGCGACGCGCCCGCGAACTCGCCCTCGTCCCGGCCCTGTTGCTGCTCGTCCTGCTCGGCGCACTCGTCAACGACTCGTTCCTGACCGAGCGGAACCTCATCTCCATCCTCGGCGCGTCCGCCGCGCTCGCCATGGTCGTCCTCGCCGAGTCCCTCGTCCTCATCACCGGCAAGTTCGACCTCTCCCTGGAGTCGGTCGTCGGCATCGCGCCCGCCCTCGGCGCGCTCCTCGTCCTGCCCGCCGCCCAGGCCGGTTTCGGCACGGACCTGCCCGTGGCCGTCGGCATCCTGGCCATCGTGCTGGTCGGCGCGGTCATCGGCGCCTTCAACGGCGTCCTCGTCGTGAAACTCAAACTCAACGCGTTCATCGTGACGCTCGCCATGCTGATCGTGCTGCGCGGCCTGCTCGTCGGCTCCACCGAGGGCAAGACCCTCTTCGGCATGCCCGACGCCTTCTACACCCTCGCCACCACCACCTTCCTGAGCATCCCCCTTTCGGTGTGGCTCGCGGGGGCCGCCTTCGGCCTCGCGGGCTTCGTCCTGAAGTACCACCGCGTGGGCCGCGCCCTGTACGCGATCGGCGGCAACCCGGACGCGGCGCGCGCCGCGGGGATCCGCGTCGACCGGGTCATGCTCGGCGTGTTCGTCGTCGCCGGGGCACTCGCCGCGGTCGGCGGCCTCATGCAGACCGGCTACGTCGGCGCCATCAACGCCAACCAGGGCCAGAACATGATCTTCACGGTGTTCGCCGCCGCCGTCATCGGAGGCATCAGCCTCGACGGCGGCAGAGGCACCATGTTCGGCGCCCTCACCGGCGTCCTGCTCCTCGGCGTCGTACAGAACCTGCTCACCCTCGCCCAGGTGCCGTCCTTCTGGATCCAGGCCATCTACGGCGGAATCATCCTCGTCGCCCTGATGATCGCCCGCGTCACCACCGGCCGCGCACAGGACTGA
- a CDS encoding alpha-mannosidase — protein MHDDRSLVEGRLKRVLDERIRPAVYPASVPLDVAVWNAPGEPVPVAEGLAAEPSPTVVGEKWGAPWGTSWFRVTGTVPREWAGRTVEAILDLGFDENMPGFQCEGLVYRPDGTPVKGLNPRNQWVRVAAPAEGGEEVRLHIEAASNPVILDYHPFLPTQLGDKETAGSEPQYKLERMDLAVFDETVWQLVIDLEVLGELMQELPQDSGRRYDIVRAVGRALDAVDLQDVNGSAAAARAQLEGVLTTPAEPSAHRISAVGHAHIDSAWLWPLRETVRKVARTTSNMTALIEDEPDFVFAMSQAQQWAWIKEHRPEVWAKVKKAVADGRFVPAGGMWVESDTNMPGSEAMARQFVHGKRFFLDEFGVENDEAWLPDTFGFAAGLPQIIKAAGSKWLLTQKISWSQTNRFPHHTFNWEGIDGTRIFTHFPPVDTYNCSMKGSEIAHAAKNFKDKGVARHSLAPTGWGDGGGGTTREMIAKAARLRDLEGSATVEWETPAAFFEKAEAEYPNAPVWVGELYLELHRATLTSQAGTKQGNRRSEHLLREAELWAATAAVRGDFAYPYEQLDRIWKTVLLHQFHDILPGSSIAWVHREARATYAALAQELNGIIDEAQRALAGEGTGSLVFNSTPHARDGVPAGGARAAAADGTATTAPRADGGYVLDNGLLRVEIDGRGLVVSAYDLVADRETVAPGRAANLPQIHADFPNMWDAWDVDEFYRNTVTDLVEADEVTAGEGEGEGGGASVRVVRTFGDSRLTQVLTLAPGDRRLDIDTEVDWHETEKFLKLAFPLDIHAERYASETQFGHFYRATHTNTSWEAAKFEACNHRFVHIEEPGWGVALVNDSTYGHDVTRTVRAEDSGTTTTVRVSLLRAPRFPDPETDQGVHRFRHALVPGAGIGDAVREGYRVNLPERRITGGAVEVAPLVTVDDDAVVVTAVKLADDGSGDVVVRFHEAHGGRAKATLTTGFAAGSVAVTDLLERPLDGVQAPELAGDAVAVTLRPFELVTLRFTRG, from the coding sequence ATGCATGACGACCGCAGCCTGGTCGAAGGCCGCCTCAAGCGCGTTCTGGACGAGCGCATCAGGCCCGCCGTGTACCCCGCCTCCGTACCCCTCGACGTGGCCGTGTGGAACGCGCCCGGCGAGCCCGTGCCGGTCGCCGAAGGGCTCGCCGCCGAGCCGTCGCCGACGGTGGTCGGCGAGAAGTGGGGGGCGCCCTGGGGGACCAGCTGGTTCCGGGTGACCGGGACCGTGCCGCGGGAGTGGGCGGGCAGGACCGTCGAGGCGATCCTCGACCTCGGCTTCGACGAGAACATGCCCGGCTTCCAGTGCGAGGGCCTCGTCTACCGCCCCGACGGCACCCCGGTGAAGGGCCTCAACCCGCGCAACCAATGGGTGCGGGTCGCCGCTCCCGCCGAGGGCGGCGAAGAGGTGCGGCTGCATATCGAGGCCGCTTCCAACCCCGTCATCCTCGACTACCACCCCTTCCTGCCCACCCAGCTCGGTGACAAGGAGACCGCGGGCAGCGAGCCCCAGTACAAACTGGAGCGCATGGATCTCGCCGTCTTCGACGAGACGGTGTGGCAGCTCGTCATCGACCTCGAGGTCCTCGGTGAGCTCATGCAGGAACTGCCCCAGGACTCGGGGCGGCGCTACGACATCGTGCGCGCGGTCGGCCGTGCCCTGGACGCTGTCGACCTCCAGGACGTGAACGGCTCGGCCGCCGCGGCGCGGGCGCAGCTCGAAGGCGTCCTCACCACCCCCGCCGAGCCGTCGGCGCACCGCATCAGCGCCGTCGGCCACGCCCACATCGACTCGGCGTGGCTGTGGCCGCTGCGCGAGACGGTGCGCAAGGTGGCGCGTACGACGTCCAACATGACCGCGCTCATCGAGGACGAGCCGGACTTCGTCTTCGCCATGTCGCAGGCGCAGCAGTGGGCGTGGATCAAGGAGCACCGCCCGGAGGTTTGGGCGAAGGTCAAGAAGGCCGTCGCCGACGGGCGGTTCGTGCCCGCGGGCGGCATGTGGGTCGAGTCGGACACCAACATGCCGGGCTCGGAGGCGATGGCCCGTCAGTTCGTGCACGGTAAGCGGTTCTTCCTCGACGAGTTCGGCGTCGAGAACGACGAGGCGTGGCTGCCCGACACCTTCGGCTTCGCCGCAGGACTCCCGCAGATCATCAAGGCGGCCGGCTCCAAGTGGCTGCTCACGCAGAAGATCTCGTGGTCCCAGACGAACCGCTTCCCGCACCACACCTTCAACTGGGAGGGCATCGACGGCACCCGGATCTTCACGCACTTCCCGCCCGTCGACACGTACAACTGCTCGATGAAGGGCAGCGAGATCGCCCACGCGGCGAAGAACTTCAAGGACAAGGGCGTCGCCCGGCACTCCCTCGCCCCCACCGGCTGGGGCGACGGAGGCGGCGGCACCACCCGCGAGATGATCGCCAAGGCGGCGCGCCTCCGTGACCTGGAGGGCTCGGCGACCGTCGAGTGGGAGACGCCCGCCGCCTTCTTCGAGAAGGCCGAGGCCGAGTACCCGAACGCGCCCGTCTGGGTCGGCGAGCTCTACCTCGAACTGCACCGCGCCACCCTCACCAGCCAGGCAGGCACCAAGCAGGGCAACCGCCGCAGCGAACACCTCCTGCGGGAGGCGGAGCTGTGGGCCGCGACGGCGGCGGTGCGGGGCGACTTCGCGTACCCCTACGAGCAGTTGGACCGCATCTGGAAGACGGTCCTGCTCCACCAGTTCCACGACATCCTGCCCGGATCGTCCATCGCCTGGGTGCACCGCGAGGCCCGCGCGACCTACGCGGCGCTCGCCCAGGAACTGAACGGCATCATCGACGAGGCGCAGCGCGCACTCGCCGGTGAGGGCACCGGCTCGCTCGTCTTCAACTCCACTCCGCACGCCCGCGACGGCGTGCCCGCGGGCGGCGCGCGGGCCGCGGCGGCCGACGGCACGGCGACGACCGCCCCGCGTGCGGACGGTGGCTACGTCCTCGACAACGGGCTGCTGCGGGTGGAGATCGACGGGCGCGGCCTGGTCGTCTCCGCGTACGACCTGGTGGCCGACCGCGAGACCGTCGCGCCGGGCCGGGCGGCGAACCTGCCCCAGATCCACGCCGACTTCCCGAACATGTGGGACGCGTGGGACGTCGACGAGTTCTACCGCAACACCGTGACCGATCTCGTGGAGGCGGACGAGGTCACAGCCGGTGAAGGCGAAGGTGAAGGTGGAGGTGCCTCGGTCCGCGTCGTGCGCACCTTCGGTGACTCGCGCCTCACGCAGGTGCTCACGCTCGCGCCCGGTGACCGGCGCCTCGACATCGACACCGAGGTCGACTGGCACGAGACGGAGAAGTTCCTCAAGCTCGCCTTCCCGCTGGACATCCACGCGGAGCGGTACGCCTCGGAGACCCAGTTCGGGCACTTCTACCGCGCCACGCACACCAACACGAGCTGGGAGGCCGCCAAGTTCGAGGCCTGCAACCACCGGTTCGTGCACATCGAGGAGCCGGGCTGGGGCGTCGCGCTGGTCAACGACTCGACGTACGGGCACGACGTGACACGCACGGTGCGCGCCGAGGACTCCGGCACGACCACGACGGTCCGTGTCTCGCTCCTGCGCGCCCCGCGCTTCCCCGACCCCGAGACGGACCAGGGCGTCCACCGCTTCCGGCACGCCCTGGTGCCGGGCGCGGGGATCGGCGACGCGGTGCGCGAGGGGTACCGGGTCAACCTGCCCGAGCGCAGGATCACGGGGGGCGCGGTCGAGGTGGCGCCGCTGGTGACGGTCGACGACGACGCGGTGGTCGTCACGGCGGTCAAGCTCGCCGACGACGGCAGCGGTGACGTGGTCGTCCGCTTCCATGAGGCCCACGGCGGGCGGGCGAAGGCCACGCTCACCACGGGGTTCGCGGCGGGTTCGGTCGCCGTGACCGACCTGCTGGAGCGGCCGCTCGACGGGGTGCAGGCGCCGGAGCTCGCGGGTGACGCGGTCGCGGTGACGCTGCGGCCGTTCGAGCTGGTGACGCTGCGGTTCACGCGGGGCTGA
- a CDS encoding FadR/GntR family transcriptional regulator: MDQPDQAAPQKGTVTQRAIEQIKTMIREGGLEAGQRLPTERDLAAQLGISRSSMREAIRALTVLGVLEARHGSGIYVTQLEAGDLLETFGVVADLSRGARLVELLEIRRVLESTATALAAARISPDQLADVEKHLEAMNATDDPEEILSHDLAFHRTIALAAGNDTMAAILEGLSSRTFRARVWRGYQEEGAFERTRREHARIHRALVARDPEAARAAAAAHVGEVEEWLRAQVEG, encoded by the coding sequence GTGGACCAGCCAGACCAGGCCGCCCCGCAGAAGGGCACCGTGACGCAGCGGGCCATCGAGCAGATCAAGACGATGATCCGCGAGGGCGGGCTCGAAGCAGGTCAACGCCTGCCCACGGAAAGGGACTTGGCGGCCCAGCTGGGCATTTCCCGCAGCTCGATGCGGGAGGCCATCCGGGCACTGACGGTACTCGGGGTGCTCGAAGCCCGGCACGGCTCCGGCATCTACGTCACCCAACTGGAGGCCGGAGACCTCCTGGAAACCTTCGGCGTGGTCGCCGACCTGTCCCGTGGAGCGCGCCTCGTCGAGCTCCTCGAAATCCGCCGGGTACTGGAGTCCACCGCGACCGCACTGGCCGCCGCCCGCATCTCCCCGGACCAACTGGCCGACGTCGAGAAGCACTTGGAAGCCATGAACGCCACGGACGACCCGGAGGAGATCCTCTCCCACGACCTGGCGTTCCACCGCACGATCGCCCTGGCCGCGGGCAACGACACGATGGCCGCGATCCTGGAGGGCCTGTCGTCGCGGACGTTCCGCGCACGGGTCTGGCGCGGCTACCAGGAAGAGGGCGCGTTCGAACGCACCCGGCGCGAGCACGCCCGCATCCACCGCGCACTCGTCGCCCGCGACCCGGAGGCGGCCCGCGCCGCGGCGGCGGCGCACGTGGGCGAGGTGGAGGAGTGGCTGCGGGCGCAGGTGGAGGGGTGA
- a CDS encoding sugar ABC transporter ATP-binding protein gives MTTTELPTGRTDVPPLVEASGIVKRYGPTVALQDGRLTVLPGESHALVGRNGAGKSTLVTVLTGLQAPDAGTVRFDGEPAPPLGDRDAWRRRVACVYQKPTVVPELTVAENLFINRQPTGRGGFISWRRLRNEAAEVLDTWDVHVDPDARTADLKVEDRQMVEIARVLSFGARFIVLDEPTAQLDNKEIERLFTRMRALQESGVTFLFISHHLQEVYEVCQTVTVLRDARWITSAPVADLPRGALVAAMAGEVIAEKADAEEAVARAGAPADAPVLLDVRGLTSESYTGIDLTVRKGEVVGLAGSSGSGKINLAESFAGLHTPSAGSARLDGRPLPFGDVTAALRAGVGCVPRDRHGQGLVFGMSIGDNATMSVLDRLGRYGFIGTDTRRRFADDLIDRLDIHAEGPDQPVSDLSGGNAQKVVMARALASDPRLLVLINPTAGVDVKSKESLLARMDHARENGTAVLVVSDELDDLRRCDRVLVLFHGRIVAEHAAGFHDHELIASIEGMDHG, from the coding sequence ATGACGACCACCGAGCTCCCCACTGGCCGGACCGACGTCCCCCCGCTCGTCGAGGCGTCCGGCATCGTGAAGCGGTACGGACCCACCGTCGCCCTCCAGGACGGCCGGCTGACCGTCCTGCCCGGCGAGTCCCACGCCCTCGTCGGCCGCAACGGCGCGGGCAAGTCCACCCTCGTCACCGTCCTCACCGGACTCCAGGCCCCCGACGCCGGCACCGTCCGCTTCGACGGCGAACCCGCGCCGCCGCTCGGCGACCGCGACGCCTGGCGCCGCAGAGTGGCCTGCGTCTACCAGAAGCCGACCGTCGTCCCCGAACTGACCGTCGCCGAGAACCTCTTCATCAACCGGCAGCCCACGGGCCGCGGCGGCTTCATCAGCTGGCGCAGGCTGCGGAACGAAGCCGCGGAGGTACTGGACACGTGGGACGTACACGTCGACCCCGACGCGCGGACCGCCGACCTCAAGGTCGAGGACCGCCAAATGGTGGAGATCGCACGGGTGTTGAGCTTCGGCGCACGCTTCATCGTCCTCGACGAGCCGACCGCGCAGCTCGACAACAAGGAGATCGAGCGGCTCTTCACGCGCATGCGCGCCCTCCAGGAATCCGGCGTCACGTTCCTGTTCATCTCGCACCACCTCCAAGAGGTGTACGAGGTGTGCCAGACCGTCACCGTCCTGCGCGACGCCCGCTGGATCACCAGCGCCCCCGTCGCCGACCTGCCGCGCGGCGCCCTCGTGGCGGCCATGGCGGGCGAGGTCATCGCCGAGAAGGCCGACGCCGAGGAAGCCGTGGCCCGCGCCGGGGCGCCCGCCGACGCGCCCGTACTGCTCGACGTGCGGGGCCTCACCAGCGAGTCGTACACCGGCATCGACCTCACCGTGCGCAAGGGCGAGGTCGTCGGACTCGCCGGATCCAGCGGCAGCGGCAAGATCAACCTCGCGGAGAGCTTCGCCGGTCTGCACACCCCGAGCGCGGGGAGCGCCCGGCTCGACGGCCGCCCCCTGCCCTTCGGCGACGTGACCGCCGCCCTGCGCGCCGGGGTCGGCTGCGTACCGCGCGACCGGCACGGCCAGGGCCTCGTCTTCGGCATGAGCATCGGCGACAACGCCACCATGAGCGTCCTGGACCGCCTCGGCCGGTACGGGTTCATCGGCACCGACACCAGACGTCGCTTCGCCGACGACCTCATCGACCGTCTCGACATCCACGCCGAAGGCCCCGACCAGCCCGTCTCCGACCTCTCCGGAGGCAACGCCCAGAAGGTCGTCATGGCCCGCGCCCTCGCCTCCGACCCGCGCCTGCTCGTCCTCATCAACCCGACCGCGGGCGTCGACGTGAAGTCCAAGGAGTCCCTGCTCGCCCGCATGGACCACGCCCGCGAGAACGGCACCGCCGTCCTCGTCGTCTCCGACGAACTCGACGACCTGCGCCGCTGCGACCGCGTGCTCGTGCTCTTCCACGGCAGGATCGTCGCCGAGCACGCCGCGGGCTTCCACGACCACGAGCTGATCGCCTCCATCGAAGGAATGGACCATGGCTGA
- a CDS encoding glycoside hydrolase 5 family protein yields the protein MLSSASPSGAPRFGANYTPGQGWFHHWLDFDLDAVRADLDAIASLGLDHIRVFPIWPYFQPNRTLIRPRAVDQLVQLADAAAERGLDVNVDGLQGHLSSFDFLPAWTQTWHRRNIFTDPDVVSGQAAYLRTLAAALADRPNFIGMTIGNEINQFSAGPHPDPDRITEEQAESWLRTVLAACEEGAPGKLHLHAEYDAAWYQDDQPFTPAQAAGLGAVTAVHSWVFNGTAQRHGRTGAATRQHAAYMIELSKAWATDPRRPVWLQEVGAPAPLIPAEHAAAFTEDTIEAALDCQDVWGVTWWCSHDVSRDLADFPELEYSLGLLTSEGKVKPAGEAIARIVREWSGRTYAPAPRTTAVVVDDAMSRRSECAPGGAVFEAFARLVADGVRPTVVLAGRVADSGHLAARGIRDVLLPTDVG from the coding sequence TTGCTCTCCTCCGCATCGCCTTCGGGCGCGCCGCGCTTCGGCGCCAACTACACGCCCGGCCAGGGCTGGTTCCACCACTGGCTCGACTTCGACCTCGATGCCGTACGCGCCGACCTCGACGCCATCGCCTCGCTGGGCCTCGACCACATCCGGGTCTTCCCGATCTGGCCGTACTTCCAGCCGAACCGCACCCTCATCCGGCCGCGCGCCGTCGACCAGCTGGTCCAGCTCGCCGACGCCGCCGCCGAACGCGGTCTGGACGTCAACGTCGACGGTTTGCAGGGGCACCTGTCGAGTTTCGACTTCCTGCCCGCGTGGACGCAGACCTGGCACCGGCGGAACATCTTCACCGACCCCGACGTGGTCTCCGGCCAGGCCGCCTATCTGCGCACCCTGGCCGCCGCGTTGGCGGACCGGCCGAACTTCATCGGCATGACCATAGGCAACGAGATCAACCAGTTCTCGGCGGGCCCGCACCCCGACCCCGACCGCATCACCGAGGAACAGGCGGAGAGCTGGCTGCGCACCGTACTCGCCGCCTGCGAGGAGGGCGCCCCCGGCAAGCTGCACCTGCACGCCGAGTACGACGCCGCCTGGTACCAGGACGACCAGCCCTTCACCCCGGCGCAGGCCGCCGGGCTCGGCGCGGTGACCGCCGTGCACTCCTGGGTGTTCAACGGCACGGCGCAGCGCCACGGTCGCACGGGTGCGGCTACGCGGCAACACGCCGCGTACATGATCGAACTGTCCAAGGCGTGGGCGACCGATCCGCGCCGCCCCGTCTGGCTCCAGGAGGTCGGTGCGCCCGCGCCGCTCATACCCGCCGAGCACGCGGCGGCCTTCACCGAGGACACGATCGAGGCGGCGCTCGACTGCCAGGACGTGTGGGGCGTGACGTGGTGGTGCTCCCACGACGTCTCGCGCGACCTCGCGGACTTTCCCGAACTGGAGTACAGCCTCGGTCTGTTGACGAGCGAGGGCAAGGTCAAGCCCGCGGGCGAGGCGATCGCGCGGATCGTGCGGGAGTGGAGCGGCCGTACGTACGCGCCGGCGCCGCGGACGACCGCGGTGGTCGTCGACGACGCGATGTCACGGCGCTCGGAGTGCGCTCCCGGAGGCGCGGTATTCGAGGCGTTCGCGCGGCTTGTCGCCGACGGGGTGCGCCCCACGGTGGTCCTTGCCGGACGGGTGGCGGACTCCGGGCACCTCGCTGCGCGAGGTATCCGCGACGTGCTGCTTCCGACGGACGTCGGGTAG
- a CDS encoding carbohydrate ABC transporter permease: MRITDENGRRMPVWEIVLRYLLLIAVLALMIGPFLWQLSTALKGPHENIFSSPPKFLPADPTLHNFERVADTIPVWDYALNSLKVAAANVVTNCVGAALAGYALARLRYRGRKAATIVFILAMLVPVEGIIIAQFTTMRELGLNNTLIGVLLPGCVSALNVLLMRNAFLNVPYEIEEAAFVDGANVWQRFLRIALPAVKGTLAVVAIFAFMGAWDDFLWPLIVLSDPDRFTLTIGLNYLHGTFANDERLVAAGTVIAVLPLIILFACLQRYFFRGVGEGAVKG, translated from the coding sequence ATGCGGATCACCGACGAGAACGGCCGCAGGATGCCCGTCTGGGAGATCGTCCTGCGCTACCTCCTCCTCATCGCGGTCCTCGCGCTGATGATCGGCCCGTTCCTGTGGCAGCTGTCCACCGCACTCAAGGGCCCGCACGAGAACATCTTCAGCTCGCCGCCGAAGTTCCTGCCCGCCGACCCGACCCTGCACAACTTCGAACGCGTCGCCGACACCATCCCCGTCTGGGACTACGCGCTCAACTCGCTCAAGGTGGCCGCCGCCAACGTCGTCACCAACTGCGTCGGCGCCGCCCTCGCCGGGTACGCCCTGGCACGCCTGCGCTACCGCGGCCGCAAGGCGGCCACGATCGTCTTCATCCTGGCCATGCTGGTGCCCGTCGAAGGCATCATCATCGCCCAGTTCACCACCATGCGTGAGCTCGGTCTGAACAACACCCTCATCGGTGTGCTGCTGCCCGGCTGCGTCTCCGCACTCAACGTCCTGCTGATGCGCAACGCCTTCCTCAACGTGCCGTACGAGATCGAGGAAGCGGCTTTTGTCGACGGCGCGAACGTGTGGCAGCGGTTCCTGCGCATCGCGCTGCCCGCCGTCAAGGGCACCCTCGCCGTCGTCGCGATCTTCGCTTTCATGGGGGCCTGGGACGACTTCCTGTGGCCGCTGATCGTACTCAGCGACCCGGACCGGTTCACCCTCACCATCGGCCTCAACTACCTGCACGGCACGTTCGCCAACGACGAGCGCCTCGTCGCCGCGGGCACCGTCATCGCCGTACTCCCGCTGATCATCCTCTTCGCCTGTCTGCAGCGGTACTTCTTCCGCGGCGTGGGCGAGGGCGCGGTCAAGGGCTGA
- a CDS encoding sugar ABC transporter substrate-binding protein produces the protein MASRNVRSKPSNRLSRNGTSRAVRAAAVTACAALVLAACGSTKDTASPGAGGGGEGRVGVILPLLTSPFWQSYNDYVPKMAKSEDVDAMKTVNSNSDPSQQITDINNQLNQGVKGLVVAPLDSAAIAAGLDQAERKGVPVVTVDVAPEKGKVAMVVRADNVAYGEKACDYLGGEVKTGKVVQIMGDLASVNGRERSKAFRDCMKRKHPKLQVLEIPAKWESDTAAAKLDTLLNSHPDIKGIYMQAGGVYLAPTLQTLKSKGMLKKAGEKGHITVVSNDGIPQEFDAIRKGQIDATVSQPADAYAKYGMYYIKAAMNGKKFEPGPTDHGSEIVKLPSGILEDQLPAPLVTGKNVDDSELWGNKVT, from the coding sequence ATGGCCAGCCGGAACGTGCGCAGCAAACCGAGCAACAGGCTCAGCAGGAACGGGACGTCACGGGCGGTGCGCGCCGCGGCCGTCACCGCCTGCGCGGCCCTCGTCCTCGCCGCCTGCGGCAGTACGAAGGACACCGCGTCGCCCGGCGCGGGTGGCGGCGGAGAGGGCAGGGTCGGTGTGATCCTGCCCCTGCTGACCTCACCGTTCTGGCAGTCGTACAACGACTACGTGCCCAAGATGGCGAAGTCCGAGGACGTCGACGCGATGAAGACCGTCAACTCCAACAGTGACCCCTCGCAGCAGATCACCGACATCAACAACCAGCTCAACCAGGGGGTCAAGGGGCTCGTCGTCGCACCGCTCGACAGTGCCGCGATCGCCGCCGGGCTCGACCAGGCCGAGCGCAAGGGCGTGCCCGTGGTCACCGTCGACGTCGCCCCCGAGAAGGGCAAGGTCGCGATGGTCGTGCGGGCCGACAACGTCGCGTACGGGGAGAAGGCCTGTGACTACCTCGGGGGCGAGGTCAAGACCGGCAAGGTCGTACAGATCATGGGCGACCTGGCCTCCGTCAACGGGCGTGAGCGCTCCAAGGCCTTCCGGGACTGTATGAAGAGGAAGCACCCGAAGCTGCAGGTCCTGGAGATCCCCGCCAAGTGGGAGTCCGACACGGCCGCCGCCAAGCTGGACACCCTGCTCAACTCCCACCCCGACATCAAGGGCATCTACATGCAGGCGGGCGGCGTGTACCTCGCGCCCACCCTGCAGACCCTCAAGTCCAAGGGGATGCTGAAGAAGGCGGGGGAGAAGGGGCACATCACCGTCGTCTCCAACGACGGCATCCCGCAGGAGTTCGACGCCATTCGCAAGGGCCAGATCGACGCGACCGTCTCGCAGCCCGCCGACGCCTACGCCAAGTACGGCATGTACTACATCAAGGCCGCGATGAACGGGAAGAAGTTCGAGCCCGGACCGACCGACCACGGATCCGAGATCGTGAAGCTGCCCAGCGGCATCCTGGAGGACCAGCTGCCCGCCCCGCTGGTCACCGGGAAGAACGTCGACGACTCCGAGCTGTGGGGCAACAAGGTCACATGA